The following are encoded in a window of Amycolatopsis lexingtonensis genomic DNA:
- a CDS encoding ThiF family adenylyltransferase produces the protein MRQVAAEHRSLLKIAETYPPAGDGALGVRIRLAVNELTTRPGGMPVSRDHEELIMRFGPGFPIIPPDVWVDHDRFVGHAHVLEGRRLCVYLDPTREWHPDIGVRGFLNRLWDWFVNAAGGAFDANDAMYHPVGGVLHHTPGTPMIVARQSFNPIGRRMLHAGLSARTQDRLDLAGWKLLHGADHLALVVVLDNHLVYGAGHTVSEVLDAIACTAHVYADTVATALAHTAARNKPGTPQYLIIAAPERRDDGGRYHLIGGRVPTHLADQFRSEVRKHGPLVTDLISRIPSDDRMEWCMISDERPEVVTRRDSTRPMAAFQDLSVEIWGCGGLGSWIAEFVARAGAKRITLRDNGDITGGLLVRQNYVENDVGGNKAQKLADRLRLISDELIVTPHSSLVPYGMDHTHPDCDVLIDATVSNTVATFLDSLIRCVTDTSQPLICQVATDNASATRGLMIVRAPGSPRTFTDLDTAAGAQVAKRNDLQEYEVFWRDPAPGEELVPTRGCSVPTFHGSATDLAATAATLLNLLARHIGTTESGIHLIRLPHTAGTAPSHVYLAAW, from the coding sequence TTGCGCCAGGTCGCGGCTGAGCACCGGTCCCTACTCAAGATCGCAGAGACCTATCCGCCCGCCGGGGACGGCGCACTGGGGGTCCGCATCCGCTTGGCCGTCAACGAGTTGACGACCCGGCCGGGTGGTATGCCGGTCTCGCGCGACCACGAAGAGCTGATCATGAGGTTCGGCCCGGGATTTCCCATCATTCCTCCAGACGTATGGGTCGATCATGATCGGTTCGTTGGCCACGCACACGTGCTCGAGGGCCGACGGTTGTGCGTCTACCTCGACCCCACCCGTGAGTGGCATCCGGACATCGGGGTACGCGGCTTTCTCAATCGGCTGTGGGACTGGTTCGTCAACGCCGCCGGTGGTGCGTTCGACGCCAACGATGCCATGTACCACCCGGTCGGTGGCGTGCTGCACCATACGCCCGGTACTCCTATGATTGTGGCGCGCCAGAGCTTCAATCCGATCGGCCGCAGGATGCTTCACGCGGGCCTATCCGCGCGGACGCAGGACAGACTGGACCTAGCGGGTTGGAAGCTCCTCCACGGCGCCGATCACCTGGCGCTGGTCGTTGTGTTGGACAACCACCTCGTGTACGGAGCCGGACATACCGTGTCGGAAGTCCTCGATGCGATTGCCTGCACCGCACACGTTTATGCCGACACCGTCGCCACCGCGCTGGCCCACACCGCCGCCAGGAACAAGCCGGGCACTCCGCAGTACCTGATCATCGCCGCTCCCGAGCGGCGAGACGACGGCGGTCGGTACCACCTCATTGGAGGTCGCGTGCCAACCCACCTGGCCGATCAGTTCAGAAGCGAAGTCAGGAAGCACGGACCACTCGTCACCGACCTGATCAGCCGCATACCCAGCGACGACCGAATGGAGTGGTGCATGATCTCCGACGAACGGCCGGAAGTAGTCACCCGCAGGGACTCCACGCGCCCCATGGCCGCGTTCCAGGATCTGAGCGTCGAGATCTGGGGCTGCGGCGGCCTGGGCAGCTGGATCGCCGAGTTCGTCGCACGCGCCGGCGCAAAGAGAATCACCCTGCGCGACAACGGAGACATCACCGGCGGACTACTGGTCCGCCAGAACTACGTTGAGAACGACGTTGGCGGCAACAAAGCCCAAAAGCTCGCCGACCGCCTTCGCCTCATCTCGGACGAGCTCATCGTGACCCCGCACAGCAGCCTCGTCCCTTACGGCATGGATCACACCCACCCCGATTGCGACGTGCTCATCGACGCGACGGTATCCAACACGGTGGCGACGTTCCTCGACAGTCTGATCCGGTGCGTCACGGACACGAGTCAGCCGCTCATTTGTCAGGTCGCCACCGACAACGCCTCCGCGACACGAGGGCTGATGATCGTTCGCGCCCCTGGCTCACCGCGTACCTTCACCGACCTCGACACCGCGGCCGGCGCGCAAGTCGCAAAGCGGAATGATCTTCAGGAATACGAGGTCTTCTGGCGCGACCCGGCTCCGGGCGAAGAATTGGTTCCGACGCGAGGATGCTCGGTGCCCACATTTCACGGATCGGCCACGGACCTGGCCGCGACAGCGGCGACACTCCTCAACCTGCTCGCTCGTCACATCGGAACTACCGAGTCCGGCATTCACCTCATCAGGCTTCCGCACACAGCTGGCACGGCTCCAAGCCACGTATACCTGGCCGCGTGGTGA